The region TGCTTGCCGGACGCGTCGGTCACCGTCACGGTGCCGGCCGGGTCCGCGCCCTCGGTCCCGACGCGCGCGACAGTCACCCTGGCCGCCGAGGCCTCGCCGAACGTGGACGGCTCGGGGGAGTGCGACCCGGTGACCTTGGTCGGCAGCTTGCAGCCGGCCTCGCACGCCGTGCTGTCGCGCAGCTCGATGATCGCCTGACGCGCCGTGCCCTGGTCGCCGTTGCTGCCGAGGAACTTCAGCGCGGCGTCGAGGTAGTGCCTCACCAGGGGCGCCGACGCGGTGTTGGCCCGCGCCCGGGCGAGGTTGTCCCTGACGCCCTGGAGCGGCTCGGAGGTCAGGGCGCCGGAGCGCGCGGCCTGGTCGACGTACGAGCCGGCCACGGCGAAGCTCGGCGCCCACGTGGTCGTGGTCTGGTGCTGGGCGTTGAGCTCGTCGGCGGTGACCTCGCCGGCCGCCGTGATCTCGTCGGCGGAGAGCAGGTCGCTCGGGAGCAGGCCGAAGGCGTCGAAGCCGCGGGCGATCTCGCTGCCGAAGACGTTGCCGTTGTACCAGTACGTCGACCAGAAGCCGCCCAGGTTGAGGCCGGTCGGGTTGGGGACGTTGATCGGGCCGCGGTCGTAGTAGGCGAGCTCGACCGGGTTCCGCGAGTCGGTGAAGTCGAAGATCGACATGCCGCCCTGGTACCAGGCCTGGACCATGATGTCGCGCCCGGGGACCGGGACGAGCGACCCGTTGTGGGCCACGCAGTTCTCCTGCGCGGTCTGCGGCACCGGCAGCTTGTAGTAGCTGCGGAACTGCATCTTGCCGTCGACGATGTCGAAGATCGCGTTCGCGCCCCACTCGGGCTTGTCGGTCGTGCGGCAGCGCGGGCTCGAGCCGCCGCCCCACTCGTCGGTGAAGATCACCTTGGTGCCGTCGTTGTTGATGGTGGCCGAGTGCCAGTAGGAGAAGTTCACGTCGGCGACCGCGTCCGTGCGAACCGGGTTGGCCGGGTCGGTGATGTCGAGCAGGATGCCGTTGCCCTGGCAGGCACCGGCCGCGATCCCGATCTCGGGGTAGGCGGTGATGTCGTGGCAGGTGTTGGTGTTGGGGGACGGCGAGTAGCTGGTGCCCGACGGGTGGGTGCCGTTGGGCGGCAGGTTCTGCAGGCCGTTGTAGGCGCCGGTGACCGGGTCGGTGAAGATGCGGGGCTGGCTGACGATCGCCGCGTCCTCAGGCGCGTCGAGCGGCACCTTGATGACGTCGATGCGCCACTGCGTCGGGTTGCCCGTCGTCACCGGGGTGTTGCTGTTGGTGGGGGCGTTCTCGCACCCGGCGAGCTCGTCGGCGGAGCGCACGCTCGAGGTGCCGGAGTTGTAGATGTAGAGGTTGTCGGGGTCGCTCGGCGAGTCCACGAGCGTGTGCGTGTGCGAGCCGCGGCAGGTCTGCACGTAGCCGACCTGCTCGGGGCTGGAGATGTCGGAGATGTCGAAGATCCGGACCCCGCGGAACCGCTCGGGATTCACGGCGCCGGGCGCGCCCTGGGTGCCGCAGTCGATGC is a window of Nocardioides oleivorans DNA encoding:
- a CDS encoding Ig-like domain repeat protein, with product MSDLRRSRSPHRVMGLVAGALVAAMLPAAAAQASAEEPDPRIGLAPGYLPWSEAASNIELLDNDPRTGAFDGNPGASSINSDLAFSGDNAIVGNYLGFQVYDISDPAEPSLRGSFLCPGGQGDVSVHGDLLFMSVEQTSGRIDCGTQGAPGAVNPERFRGVRIFDISDISSPEQVGYVQTCRGSHTHTLVDSPSDPDNLYIYNSGTSSVRSADELAGCENAPTNSNTPVTTGNPTQWRIDVIKVPLDAPEDAAIVSQPRIFTDPVTGAYNGLQNLPPNGTHPSGTSYSPSPNTNTCHDITAYPEIGIAAGACQGNGILLDITDPANPVRTDAVADVNFSYWHSATINNDGTKVIFTDEWGGGSSPRCRTTDKPEWGANAIFDIVDGKMQFRSYYKLPVPQTAQENCVAHNGSLVPVPGRDIMVQAWYQGGMSIFDFTDSRNPVELAYYDRGPINVPNPTGLNLGGFWSTYWYNGNVFGSEIARGFDAFGLLPSDLLSADEITAAGEVTADELNAQHQTTTTWAPSFAVAGSYVDQAARSGALTSEPLQGVRDNLARARANTASAPLVRHYLDAALKFLGSNGDQGTARQAIIELRDSTACEAGCKLPTKVTGSHSPEPSTFGEASAARVTVARVGTEGADPAGTVTVTDASGKQLGRAALTRGSATVDLPAGLPVGTHTLTATYGGDETNAVSSATFTATVKAAPVPTKAASRTTVKVNPAKPRFKKAFRVVVGVRATGADATGKVVVKVDGNKVATKKLADGRVVFEIKRTIKVGKHQLLVSYDGSKDVAPSKVRTSFRVVR